DNA sequence from the Nitrospirota bacterium genome:
TCGCCGTGTTCGCATCAAGGCCGAGCAAGATGACGAGCAGGAGGGCTTTTCTCATATCCGACTCCCTTATTGAAAAATACCGGCGATTGCACCGGCTCTGCTTAATCTGACGCGAGGAATATATGCCTCACGCATTAGAAACACAACTTTGCTGGATCATGGGGCATCCCGCTAGGGTACCTTTGCAAAAATTGACAGGATATTTCCTAACCATACACCGGTAAGGTCGCCTTTCTCTCTCTCTGAATATCCGCAATCCCCATACCAGCCACGTTTTGGAAGGGCACATGTCACACAGTTCACGGCAACTCTCATGACAAGCCCTGGATTCTCCCACAGTCACAAGTCATTGCGCATTTGTATGATGAAACGATCCCATGGCGCGTAGAGAGTGCGACCCTGGTCCCATCATGTGGTGAATCAACGCCGCAGGATCAAATATGATTCAGCCTGAATCATTTCATACTCGCATTCTTGAAGTCTCGTTCTTCGTCGATCCCTTGCTCCCGGAGCAGAGACGGGATGAAGCCTGATGATCTTCTGTGCTCGCGCAACGCGCGGCCTCCGAAGGGTCGGAAGGGGAGTGGCCAGGTGCCCTTTTTGCTCGCAGAACGCGCACGATAAAGCGGTGCTCGTCCGATGCGCGCAGTAAAGGGCAGCCTTGGCCACTCCCCTAAATGGAGGTTGGGCAAATTGGTAGGCCCTCGCCAGGGCTAGTGGCACGTCTCGGGAAATCGATAGCGAAGCAATCGGAGGGTAGGGCGGGTGAACAATATCTGCCAGTGGGCGGGTGAGAAAGCCGCGCGCAGTGAAAGATCATTTAGCCCTCATCCCTGAAGATCACGAGCAAGCTTGGAGGGATTAGCTTCGCCTCATTCGACAGCCGCACGTAGGCCAACAGGGTGCCATTCCCTGAGAGGAGTTGAAGTGCCGGAAGGGCCTTCCTCAGAAGGCTCTCGTTACTTTTCCTTTTCATCGAGCAGGCGGTCAATCACCTGGCTAAAGACCGAGGCCGGTAGGGCGCCCTTCATGGCAGTCGCCGAAATCATACCATCCTTCCTGGACTTGCCGATGAAGAAGCCGGGCGTGCCGGTCACACCAGCCGCAGAGCCGGCTGTCACGTCCGTCCCGACTGATGTTGCATACTTGCCACCATCGAGGCAGGCATTGAACGCATCGAGTTCCAGCTGCATCGTCCGCGCAAAATCCCGCAGGTTATCGGGCTTTAACGCGCCCTGGTTCGTGAACATGACATCATGCATCTCCCAGAATTTCCCCTGATCTCCCGCACAGTGCGCAGCTTCCGCTGCCTTGCGGGCGTAGGGGTGGATCGAATCAATTGGAAAATCCCGGAAGAAATACCGCACCTTGCCCGTATCGATATAACTCGCCTTCAGCGCCGCAAAGGTGCCAATGAAATGTTTGCGGCAGAAGGGGCACTGGTAGTCGGAGAACTCCACGATGGTGACCGGCGCATCCTCCCTCCCGAGCGCCGGACCGTAGCCCACGCTCATCATCACAGGCCCTCGGTCTATCTGGACAGGCGGGGCAGGGCGCTGGGTGAGCTGCTTCTGAATCTCCTCTAGTTGTTTCTTGATCGCTTCCATGTCCGCCTTGAGCACATCGACGTCCTGCCGCACGGCGCCGAGGTCGCTCGTTCCGGTTTCAGCCCACCCGGCGGGGCCCGGCAAGGCGCAGGCCAAGGCAAGAAAGAGAATCACGGAGATGAATCGCCGATGCTGTATCATGTTGCCTTGTACGGGTGAAAGATGTGAAGAATATCTGTCGCCATCATCTTCTGGTCATCATCGTGACCGTTTCGCCAGCTCGATCAGCACTCCTTCTCGCAATCCTAGATCGCTCACAAGGACCGCCGACATCCCCAACGTCTCCATCACAGTATGAATGACGATCGCGCCGGCGGCAATCACGTCTTCTCGGCATTTTTCTAGGCCTGGCAGGCCGGCACGGTCGGCTTTTGTTCGGCTCAATAGCGTCTGTTCGAGTTCTTGAATCGTGCTGAGTTGCAACTGATATTTCTGGATTCTGGCCGGCTCATAGGAAGGGAGTTTTTGGGCCATGGCTGCCAGGCTGGTGATAGTGCCCGCTGTGCCGACGAAGGTTGCAGTCTGAAAGTTACCCATGACGGCGACTGCTGATTTGGTTTCTCTCGCGACCCACTCACGCGCCTGGCAGATTTCTTCACCGGTCGGAGGATCGTGGTGCAGAACCCGTTCGGAAAGACGCACGACCCCGATGTCTATGGATCGCACGACCGGACTCAGGCCAGATCGACTCAGGATGAATTCGGTGCTGCCGCCGCCGATATCGAGCGCCAGCAGGTCAGTCACGCCGGCAGGAAGACCAGAACGAATACCAAGCAACGTTCGACGTGCTTCTTCGTCACCTGTGAGAACCTCGACCTCGAAGCCCGCTTCGCGCTTTACCCGATCGAGAAATTCATCACGGTTTGTTGCGTCCCGCGCCGCACTCGTCGCGACAACCGCCACAGCATCGACAGAAGAAGCCTCGATGATCTCGCGCCATTCCCTGAGGCACTGCAGCACCCGTTCCATCGCGGCAGCGTTCAACTGCCTGGTCTGATCAACAGCCTCGCCCAGGCGAAGGATTCGCCGATCAGATCGTACTTCCTTGAGCCGTCCGTCAGGCAATAGATCGGCAATCAGCAACCGGCAGGTGAGGGTGCCGATATCAATCCCGGCGAGACGCATCCTTCGCGACGGGCCGGTCATGCCTCGCTCCTGATTTCCGCCACCTCCGACTCAAGCCTGTCGCGCGTCTCCTTGAGCTCCTGAATCTCCTTAACGAGTCGACCGACTTCCGCGTCGTACAGGACCCGCTCAGCCGATTCGCCTCCCTCGCCCAGGCTGATCGCTCGTTCGCCGACATCCCGATAGAGCTCCTGCAATTTCTCGTCGAGTTTGCGGATTTCGAGCCGGATCCGCAGCAGTTCAGTTTCCTGCAATGCACGGATCGCTGCCTGCGCCGTCCCATGACGCAACGTCGCAAACCCCGCCTTCAAATCATGCGTCAATCTTTGTAGAAGACCCATGCCCGTTGCTCATCTTTCTTCACAATCCAGTTATGACAGGGTACAGGAAAACAGTTTTCAACCACCACGAAGTCGTCGAACGGAATCATGTTGGACAATAAAGAAATCTCCGCAGGATGCTCAAAAAGACCAACCTTCTCACCCGCCCAACCCCGGCGCGCCAAGACGCGCCGTTACCGTTGGCAAGGCCGCAGCGGATGAAGAAGGCTGAGGTCGAGGTTAAGGTTAAGCGTCGAACAGGTTCTTGTTTGCTCAACCTTAGCCTCAGCCTTAACCTTCCCCAAAACCGCTGGCGGGCCTTTTTCAGCATTCTGCTAGCTGATCGACCCCAATTCCAACTTTGTTTCCCACCGCCGCAACATTGCCTCCCGCACAGCACGGTGAGCCGGTGCTTTCAGCTGCGGGTCCTGCGTTAAGAGTGCAAAGGCCTCTTGCCGCGCCTGTTGAAGCAGATCAGCATCCCGCACCAGATTCGCAACTCGAAACTCCGGGATGCCCCATTGCCGGAATCCAAAAAACTCTCCCGGGCCGCGAATACGGAGGTCTTCTTCGGCAATCACAAACCCGTCGGTCGATCGCACCAGGGCCTCCAGCCGCTCCCGGGCGGGGGATAAGGGGGTAGGGGGATGGGAGGATAGGGGTAAAGGGATAGGGGGGTAGGGGGATAGAGGGGTATTACCCCCTTGCCCCCTTACCCCCTTACCCCCTGATACCCATGAGGCCATCAGAAGACAATAGGACTGCTGCTCGCTTCGCCCAACCCGCCCGCGCAATTGGTGCAACTGCGCCAACCCGAACCGCTCAGCATGTTCGATCATCATCACCGTGGCATTGGACACATCAACCCCGACTTCCACCACAGTCGTCGAGACCAGGACCTGGATCTCTCCCCTCTTATACGATGCCATGACCCTTTCTTTCTCTTCCGACGGCATACGACCGTGGACGAGCCCGACGCGAAACTCGGCCAATTCATCCGCTTGCAACTGCTCCGCCCCTTGCATGGCCGCCTGCAGATCGGTCTTCTCCGATTCTTCGACGAGCGGATACACGACATAAGCCTGCCTTCCGCGCCGCAATTCATCTCTCAGAATCTGATAGGCCCGCCCTCGTTGGCTATCACGTAAGAGAAAGGTCCGCACCGGCTTTCGCCCCGGCGGCATCTGATCAATGACCGAGACATCCAGATCCCCGTACACCGTCATGGCCAGCGTGCGTGGGATCGGTGTCGCGGTCAGCACCAGCACATCAGGCCGATACCCCTTCTCTACGAGCGTCTTCCGTTGGAGTACACCGAACCGATGCTGTTCATCCACTACCGCCAGCCCGAGCTTCGCAAAGGTCACGCCCTGCTGAATGATCGCATGGGTTCCGATGACAATCTGTGCAGTCCCGGAGGCCACTTGCTCGCGCACGGCTTTGCGCGCTGCGACACGGCCACCTCCGCTCACGAGCACCACGGAAAGCCCGAGCGGTTCCAACAGCCCCTTCATCGTTCGATAGTGCTGCTCGGCGAGAATTTCCGTCGGCGCCATCAGTGCCGCCTGGTAGCCAGACCCGCAAGCCAGCACCATCGCTTGCACCGCCACGATGGTTTTACCGGAGCCGACATCACCCTGCACCAGGCGGTTCATCGGCCTCCGCGAGGTCATGTCAGACAGAATCTCGCGAATCACTCGCTCTTGCGCAGCAGTCAATTGAAAGGGCAGCGCCCGATCCAATTTGCCGAGGAGCGGCGTCTTCGGATTGAACGACACCTGCTTCACCTCTTCCTTCATCACCCGTTGCCGCGATGCCAGTGCGAGTTGCAGCACAAACAGCTCTTCGAACGCCAAGCGACGATGCGCAGGG
Encoded proteins:
- a CDS encoding Ppx/GppA family phosphatase, which codes for MTGPSRRMRLAGIDIGTLTCRLLIADLLPDGRLKEVRSDRRILRLGEAVDQTRQLNAAAMERVLQCLREWREIIEASSVDAVAVVATSAARDATNRDEFLDRVKREAGFEVEVLTGDEEARRTLLGIRSGLPAGVTDLLALDIGGGSTEFILSRSGLSPVVRSIDIGVVRLSERVLHHDPPTGEEICQAREWVARETKSAVAVMGNFQTATFVGTAGTITSLAAMAQKLPSYEPARIQKYQLQLSTIQELEQTLLSRTKADRAGLPGLEKCREDVIAAGAIVIHTVMETLGMSAVLVSDLGLREGVLIELAKRSR
- the recG gene encoding ATP-dependent DNA helicase RecG, giving the protein MIRSSAVIRRSSEPNPPEQFQRWLDRVARPIDFATRDAFAHLPTVKNLNRFVSSQVMQALSDHVYPRAIEAALLELRGLFLHDQERLPAEDEQRRLREAKVILGVLRKAAHDPAQVWNRPEPVAVREPVIDPAPSRSWWEQPIRFVKGVGPKRTLLLQRFGIETVEDALWTVPWRYEDRSVMTPIGQLVPGEQASICGTIIRSEAKNARRRRLTILDIVVEDSTGRLQAVFFNQPFLEPLFTVGTSIMLTGRVMAGAQGWVAMRMEVAQYEVIGAATEAPLHVGRIVPVYHETKGWTSRQMRALMKSLLDAHAAEAQELLPVPLRARYRLLPIQQAIQDVHFPQPGTDGGQLDRGITPAHRRLAFEELFVLQLALASRQRVMKEEVKQVSFNPKTPLLGKLDRALPFQLTAAQERVIREILSDMTSRRPMNRLVQGDVGSGKTIVAVQAMVLACGSGYQAALMAPTEILAEQHYRTMKGLLEPLGLSVVLVSGGGRVAARKAVREQVASGTAQIVIGTHAIIQQGVTFAKLGLAVVDEQHRFGVLQRKTLVEKGYRPDVLVLTATPIPRTLAMTVYGDLDVSVIDQMPPGRKPVRTFLLRDSQRGRAYQILRDELRRGRQAYVVYPLVEESEKTDLQAAMQGAEQLQADELAEFRVGLVHGRMPSEEKERVMASYKRGEIQVLVSTTVVEVGVDVSNATVMMIEHAERFGLAQLHQLRGRVGRSEQQSYCLLMASWVSGGKGVRGQGGNTPLSPYPPIPLPLSSHPPTPLSPARERLEALVRSTDGFVIAEEDLRIRGPGEFFGFRQWGIPEFRVANLVRDADLLQQARQEAFALLTQDPQLKAPAHRAVREAMLRRWETKLELGSIS
- a CDS encoding DsbA family protein, which produces MIQHRRFISVILFLALACALPGPAGWAETGTSDLGAVRQDVDVLKADMEAIKKQLEEIQKQLTQRPAPPVQIDRGPVMMSVGYGPALGREDAPVTIVEFSDYQCPFCRKHFIGTFAALKASYIDTGKVRYFFRDFPIDSIHPYARKAAEAAHCAGDQGKFWEMHDVMFTNQGALKPDNLRDFARTMQLELDAFNACLDGGKYATSVGTDVTAGSAAGVTGTPGFFIGKSRKDGMISATAMKGALPASVFSQVIDRLLDEKEK